DNA from Salvelinus namaycush isolate Seneca chromosome 6, SaNama_1.0, whole genome shotgun sequence:
GCTGTGAGGAGAGCGGGTGTACATATTCAGGTCCCGTTGGGCCGCAGGGAAGTGAAGTCCTTGTTCCGGGCAAAAGGGCTCAATTTTTGGCAAAGGGAGCGGGATGCTAGTAGTAATGGGAGGCAATTGTATCTTGTGCATGGGTCAGTAaaggaagaggtggagagagaggatgtaggaGGATGATGTGTGGAGTAGACTACCATCTGGACACACGGATTTCAATGCCATGTTGTGGATGATAGGGAGACATGGAACAGGCCTGTGTGATTAGTGTTTAGTGGAGGAAATGTAGAGCATGTGTTGATATTTTGTGAATTGTATGATGTAGATAGTGAGAGATTATGTGAAATGGTTAGAGAGGCTGGACGGGGTTGGGGTTTGAGTGGTGCAGTGGGGGGAGGAAAGTGGTGTCTAGGGCTCTAAGTCAGGACAAATGAAGATCATTTTATGTAGTTAGGCCGTGACTGGCCTCAGGTGGCGATGTGGCCTTAGGTGGCGCCTTAAAAGTTGGGTGTGAGCCGCCAACCCAACCCCAAAGAAGAGGAAGTAAGCAGATGAGCGTGCCGAAAGTAATTGTAAAACAAGAGGAATGACAGTTGACAAGAATCATGTAATAAGGTTAGTTTTTGTTCACGTTGAAACAACAAAACGTTTGCGTATATGCTGCAgttaacgcttcgaacacaccgactgcgtcattgcatcactgctgcgtaacattttgcgcagctaggcaactatactgatgcaggtaccttttgcaGATGGTTgcatgcggttggacacatggaggagagaatcattttcgcagtatcctcaaaaccgtgtctttttgacacaactgctgacagctatagggacataaacacaaaaaaatgctgcttggagacaagtgtccacgatagtaggattgccaggtcagtttagtagtgagcttgtgctagatgtggctagttagcgttagctagctagctaacctagccaatgagttgtgtgtgtgaaagaaatagtCAAATAAATTATGCTAGTTACTACCCCTGATAACTTTACCAAATAATCATGTTTGAAAGAGTCTGAGTTTATGCTAGATAAATAGTAATAGAaatggtagatactactgtacccctgataatttggtcagataaccgtgtgtgtgtgtttgtgtgtgtgtgtgtgtgtgtctatgtgtacagTAGGTGACATGTCCATGATAGCTATCTAATAACTATAGTTATGCTAGGTAATGGTTTGGCTTATCATGTTCATGTCTATGTAGAAGAAGACTGTAGGGGGAAGTGGATAGGACTCAGGGAcaggtatcagagagagagaagggcagagaaagagaagaagaggtctgGGTCAGCAGCTTCAGGCCAGCAGCCTTGGCGCTTCTGCCACATTCTTTCTTTTCTGGATACATTTATTGTGCCTGGATCCATTTATTGTGCCTAGGGCAATGAGTGGCAATTTTACAGCCAGACCCTCTACTACGTCATCCACAAGTGTTGTCCCCACCGGTGCATCAAGACCCTCTACAACGTCTACATCATCCACGAGTATGACCACCACCGGTGCAGCCATGGAAGATTATGAAATGGAGGAAGCACCTCTGGATCTAGGACCACCTGAGATTATTATGAACCTCACGGAAGTGACCACTGAGGACCTCGTTGAACAGCATGTGGCCCATGGAGAGAAACGAAGAGGAACAACGTCACACCAGGCGTCATCGGAGGTACCAGCCCCCAGATCCATTCAACTCATTTCAGCAGAGGCTCCTCCAAGCCGTCAAGAGGGATGCAGCCCAACCTGATGCTCACAGGAAGGAGGATGAAGAGACCCTCTTTGCCATGAGCCTGGTGCCAACACTGAAGAGGCTGCCTCAGCAAAGACAAGCAGCAGTCAAGGTTAAAATGTATCAGCTGCTTTTCGATGACAAGTTCAAGGGtacgtttttttttctctccacatcACAGGTAGTGTCATAAGTGTTGCGACAGTAAAGTAGGTCATTTTTACAGTATACTCATGTAGGTTAATTGGTATTTCAGATCAAAGTATAAATATGAGGAACATGTATAGCTGTTGTTTCTGGGTTAGAAAATATCCTAAAACAACAGTTTGCTGTCTAAATATTTGCCTGTCACATTCATCTTTTGATCTgaaatacaaattccatgagTAAACAGCAAGTATTACCAACTTTACCACACTGTTCCTATATTTATGCCACTAACTACACTATACAAGCAGTATTTAGTTAACATAaatctcaccttttatggtgtcaTATTATGTTAAGCTTGTATGTGTTGTTTTTCTCTTCCCTTTCAGAAATGGAGTCAATTTAGCCggccagctcacaggaaggacaggaagaggagaggaaggacaggaaggccaggaagaggagaggaaggacaggaaggacaggaagaggagaggaaggacagaaaggacaggaagaggagaggaaggacaggaaggacaggaagaggagaggaaggacaggaaggacaggaagaggagaggaaggacaggaaggacaggaagaggagaggaaggacaggaagaggagaggaaggacaggaaggacaggaagaggagaggaaggacaggaaggacaggaagaggagaggaaggacaggaagaggacaggaaggacaggaagaggacaggaaggacaggaagaggagaggaaggacaggaagaggagaggaaggacaggaagaggagaggaaggacaggaagaagagaggaaggacaggaaggacaggaagaggagaggaaggacaggaagaggacaggaaggacaggaagaggacaggaaggacaggaagaggacaggaaggacagaaagaggagaggaaggacaggaagaggacaggaaggacaggaagaggagttgTCTGGTTGTTGTTTTGACCTCCCTCATTGTACCTTTCTTTTCACACACGTCAGTTCTGtttaaattcagtcaattcatAAAGTCATTTGTTTATAAAGTCTTAGGATAGCATTCATTATTAGTGTTACATAGATTTCTGAATTGACAGAATTGAAACTCACACACCGGAGAATTCACAGATGCTCTTGTTGGTCTCTTACGAGACTAAATGTGAATATATTTCTTTCATTTAAAACCACTTGAAAACCAGAGTGTTGAAACTGTTTGTGAAGTTATGTTCCATCGACTGGTCCATGACGTCCAAGGGCCATTTGTTTGTTTAGCTGTGTTATGGTaacacattattttattttttacagagacacacacacacacacacctcttctccactcctctctgtgCCTCAGATCTCTAGTGCCCTGCCCTCTCTCTTTATGGCCATGTCTGAAGTTCCCCTACTACGTCTAGGCTTTATGAGTTGTCCCTGTATCTGTCTGCAGTTGTGCCAAAAATACATGCTCTTGTTGTTCTCTTACAGATTACAGGCTacacattcattttatttattttttacacgcacatacacacctcTTTTAAtagttctattttttttaaacatttttacaacACACATACCTGTCATGTTCTTTCCTGTACTTGAATACTAATTAAATAATGTTTTCATAGTCAGTTGTTTCAGTTGTTTATTAATATCTCATTTAGACTTAATCTGCTTATTTCTTGATGAAAGTAAAAACACATTCTCTTCCTAATTTGTTTTTTTCCACCTGTATTTTGTCAGGCCAGTGGACATGGTGGTAAACTGTACTATTTGTATGGACCCTAGGTTACCCTTTCCCTTTGTTATCATACTAACTGTATGTCGTATAACCTTAATAAGTGCTCCTGCTCACCTGATGTACCATGCCAGGTGTGTTTAATACTGACGTtaatgggagagggaaggggttTTAAGGTGTGGTCTTTACTCCCAAATTTCACTTAAATATAACTTCCAAATGAAGAGAGACAATGATACATAAAGTAATCTGGGGGAAAAATGCAACTTTATGGACAACGGTGGATGGTTCTTAAAATAACCTTTGTGGTAGGGGGCTCTTAAAAGAGCAGTTTCACTCCACGGCATACTGCCATGGGACTTCACCTGCTGGCGATGAGAAGTAGGTGGTCAGCTTCTCCCTCACCTGGAGTGCCTGTCTGGGGGCGTTGTTGGCACCTGCCCTGGTGACATCAGGTAGGTGACCATTTGGCCTGCCCATCTCCATCCGGAGCGGCTCCTGGAATGACCTCCGCGGGTagttatagagaacacatgtgGCCTTCACGCAGGCATCGACATTTGAGGGGCTGAGACCAAGCACTCTCCAATACATTCTCCACCGGGCTGCCAGAATCCCAAAGGTGCATTCAACAACTAACCTTGCCCTGGACAATCGTTTATTAAAGATCCTTACAGGCTTTGGCAATGGCAGCTGGCGTCCAGCGTAGGGCCTCATGAGGTTGGGTCTTAAAGGGAAGGCCTCGTCGCCGACGAAGATGTGGGGAACAGGTCCCAGGTCTTCAGCTCCAGGGAGTGATGCAGGTGGTGGAATCTCCAATGCGCCATCCTGAAGTGCCTGGCCGAAGGCAGAGTCCCGGGGGGTCCCGCCATCACTTCCCTTGCCGTAAACACCAACATCGACAACATGGAAACAGTAGATGGCATCTACTACAGCCAAGAGTACAACTGAATATGTACCCTTGTAGTTGTAGAATTGCGAACCTGAGCACGGTGGAGCCTGGATTACTACATGTTTCCCGTCAATGGAGCCAAGACAGTTGGGGAAATTCCACCTCTCCAGGAACTCGGCAGCGATGACCCTCCAGTCTTCCTCCTTGGGGACAGGCATGTATTCACCAACCAGACAGTCCCAAATGGCTTGTGCCACAGAGAGGACAATGCCTGCCACCGTGGACTGTCCAACTCGGAAGCTGAATCCAATGGTCCTGTAGGATTCCCCTGTCgccaagaatctaaaatataattcaaaataattatcaatattgtgtgtaaattgaatTCCACCCACATATTATATCTACTCATATATCTACCTCATTACAGTTTATTATGCTCTACTAATTATATTGTAATACTCATCAACCATCATTAACAATGCCTTGAAACACTACAATTCAGTCTATGACTATATCAATAAACTGTAGCCCAGGCCAACTCTACTCTTAGAAAGAATGGTACTATCTATTTAAAAGGGTTCCccggttgtccccataggagatccctttttggttacaggtagTACCCCTTTtggctccatgtagaaccctattgggttccatgtataacaTTTTCTccaaagggttatacctggaaccaaaaatggttatcctatggggaaagCAGAAGGACAGTTTTTCTCTAAGAGTATGTGAGTCCAATAAGAATGTAATGAATGACTGTAACTGTCTTGAACAACAATGGATCCTGGAGAAGACTAGCCTACCTTCATCAGGGCAGAAGGCACCTCAACTTTATTTTCATTTGGTAACATTGCATAATTAAAAAAGGATTATAAACCAACTTTGGGAAAAGTTATAGTCCTAATGAACATTCTGTAAAAGTACATCTGATATCAAATAGGGACTATTAACTAGAGAGCcctttagctagctaggttgaACATAAAAATAATGTATCAATCAATGATGGTATCAAAGGCTTTAAAAATGTACTAGAATGTAGCTTACCGGAGACAAATCGCCAGGCGTTCAACTGGGCTGATGGACTCCCGGTAGTTGGTATCCATCCGGGCGATCCTGGCTCCAACCATCTGGAGCAGGTGATCGAACTGGCTTCGGTCCAGACGAAAGTAACTTCGGAATTCCTCTCCAAACATTCGAAGCTCTTGAATGAGACGGTGGAGTCTGCTTTCGGGACTTGAACCATCTCTGGACCCACACAGACCTGCGCTTTCGGCGGGGCTGGTCCCGGGCCCAACAGCGTGATCAAGACCACCTTCCTCACagttggtctcattgttgaaagagcctatgctgctatcttgactatttattattgcatttcgctccaaaactgcatttgagggaaattatattataggctctcacaattaatttgtggatgtcatcgaataaataatatacttggcaaataaatgaataaaaaatgtaaagaaattctccagtcaaactgtttttattatgtaatcccacattttttttactggatatgtgtgcaacaaaaattAAACATTCACATTTTGCTACTTACTTTCAAGTAAGTCTgcgcatacaatttgatgcatacgttcgataaatcgaacGTATTCACCACACGGAACGCACtacaactgcctctgcaacgcaatgctgcaaggcaaacgcagcgttccattggaaatgaatgtacttctggtgtttCGAAACGcatgacgcagtcggtgtgttcgaagcgtaacGTTAGCAGCAAACCAAACATCACATGAAGGCGacctagctggctagctaacgtaagatggctaacgttagccaataAATATTATTGGATATGGCGGGTTAGTTTAACGAAATAAATGTTTATAGACATTAGGTACGACTAGTTAGTTATTTCACAACAACTATGGACCCGAGGCACAAAGAAATACTCAGGAAACACCGGCTGGACCTGTCCAACCAAATTTTAATTGATGACACCATAGTTCAATTCCTGTACCAGGAGAACATTTTAACAGAGAGCCAGGTGGACGAGATTCAGTCCCAAATAAGCAACAAGAAGAAGACGTTGAGACTGCTGGATATCCTTCCCACCCGAGGTCCGCGGGCGTTTGGTACATTTCTGAATTCCCTGGAGGAAGAGTTCACTTGGGTGAGAGACAAGTTACTCCAGGATTTGGAGCAACCCAATGTGCCTGTGCAAAGTCCAACAGGTGAGTCTGATGCCAAGTGTTTGACGTCAAACTAACGTTATAGGCTAGATTGTCAGTGGCTCTTCATTTGTACAGTAAAAAGTTCAAACCAGTGCTGGCACTTATTTTTTAGTGtaggtactgtttatatttatgtGAACTCTGCAATACTTTAgtgctaatattctataagacgTGCAGGAACTCGAGTAGTAGGACATGGTtgtaaccatagaaatataattactctAAATAATTAATAGTAATAATGAACTTTTTACTATACAAGAATAATCTAAAAGTGTATAAAATAAAAGGTCAATTAGAAAAAAATAGTAATAAGTAAACTTGATAATATAAAGAACAGAAATGTTCAAATATATAACCATATAAAGAAAGCAATAATTAGATAGGAGGAAAGGTAGGCCAGCCGATAGAGATTAGTCTTAAAGGCCTGTTTTAAATGCACCAACATGTTGACCATCCCTGAGATTGTCAGGAAGGGAGTTTCAAAGGCGTAGTGCGTGGGTGGAAAAGTCCCTTAATTCCCATAATTCTATGGTTCTAACATTTGTTGGCAGTTTTATGCCTATTGCCCTGCAATATATCTGCACAATAACTGCAATATGTCTGCATAgtatgcaaaaaaatgtggctttCCTTCTTTGCACATACATTCCATAACAATACCATTCTGGTTTGGTGTCAACATGGCATCCATCCGAAATTCTAACTCTTAAAAACGTAGAAATCCATTGTATTCTGAGAAACTATACAAAATAGCTTTGAAATTGAATGTCGCTCCAAATCTCATTTTTATccgtcacatgctttgtaaacagtGTCACAGACTAACTAGGGCTAATTGAATACAATGACTGTTTTAAATAGGCCCACATTCATTTTAGGATAAACCCCCAAAAAGTTTTATTAATTTTATTTTCATGTAGATACATTTGAACTAATAGCAGTTTTCACTGATAATTATGAGCAATTATTTAGCTAAGTTACTCTTTAAACTTTCTACATCTCCTCTTTCCAACAGTGCtttgatgctccagcagctaatcTGCTAGATGCGCAGGGGGGTGTAGAGTGCAATAGGCTATGGCACTATTTTATACAATGCACATTTTCATTGCTTGCTAGTAAGTAAATAAATTGGTATCTTTTAAAAA
Protein-coding regions in this window:
- the LOC120050048 gene encoding death domain-containing protein CRADD-like, whose amino-acid sequence is MDPRHKEILRKHRLDLSNQILIDDTIVQFLYQENILTESQVDEIQSQISNKKKTLRLLDILPTRGPRAFGTFLNSLEEEFTWVRDKLLQDLEQPNVPVQSPTDEWNIPEVTLRAVPSDRQLSRLASRLGSEWESVLLDLGLSTEALYRCRADHPLSLHGQVLAGLIQWRQSQGRSATVHRLLQSLQSTDVHPSTLDEVFQ